In the Armatimonadota bacterium genome, AGATCATCACGCCCATGATCCCGAACATGGGTTATCACTTCTTGAATCCCAAGATCGAGGGGTTTGACGTGACGAAGCCGCCGATCCTGGTCTACGTACGGGGCGGCGACGCCTGGCAGCTCGTCGCGGTGGAGTGGGTGTGGACGACGAGGCCCGCCACCCCGCCCATCCAGGGAGCACGCTACGGCTCATTCGGCGCGGCCTGCCACTATAAGGACGGCTCGTTCGTCATGGCGAATGTCCAGGCGAAGTGCGGCCACGCCAACGCCAAGACTGGCGCCGCGTTCAACTTCTGGCATCCCCCGCTCGTCACACTGCACTTTTGGATCTGGTATCCCAACCCGGACGGCCTGTTCGCGGAGTTCAACCCGCTGCTAACCCCGTTCAATAAGGATTGATGCGAACGATGGGGAGGGCCAAATGGCCCTCCCCATCGTCCCGCCATGCGTCGCCTCGCGCTTGCGATGCAAGAGCAGAGGCACGCTCCCGGGCGACCGGGGGCGCAGCGGTAGAGGCAGAGTTGCTCAAGTCGCGTGCGGGCCTGCGGGCACGGGCAGACACCGGCGCTCAGGCGCTGCTCGATGTAGGGCTTGCAGGGGTCGAGCCTAGTGGGTGGAACCGCGACCAGGCGCCCTTGCGCGGGCCGCAGCGCTCGCCTATCCTAGGGACCGTGCACGCGCTCATCCTTGCCGGCGGCCGCGGGGAGCGCCTGCGGCCGTTCACCGAAGACCGTCCCAAGCCCATGGTGGAGATCATGGGCGTCCCGATCCTCGCCTACCAGCTGCACTGGCTGCAGACCCAGGGGGTCGACGAGGTGGTCATCGCCTGCGGCTACCGGCACGAGGTGATCACCGACTACTTCGGCGACGGCGCCAAGTGGGGCATGCGCATCCACTACGCGGTCGAAGACGAGCCGCTGGGTCGCGGCGGCGCCATCAAGCACGCCTACCGCCAGCTGCCCGGCGCCCCCGACCTCGTGGTCGCCACCAACGGCGACGTGATCACCAACCTGCCGCTGCTGCCCGTGGTGGAGCACCACCGGGCGCAAGGCGTCCTGGCCACCGTGGTCCTGACCCCCTACGTGAGCACCTACGGCCTCGTCGAGGTCGACGAGCGCAACCGCGTCGTGGCGTTTCACGAAAAGCCGACCCTGCCCTACTGGGTGAACGCCGGCATCTACGTGCTCTCCCGGCAGGCCATCGAGCAGTTCCCGGACGCCGGCGACCACGAGACCACGACGTTCCCTGCGCTGGCGGCAGCCGGCCAGCTCGGCGCATACAAGTCCACGGCTTACTGGCGGGCCGTCGACACCGTGAAGGACCTCTCGGAGGTCCGGAAGGAGCTCGAGCGCCGCCTCCTCACCGCGTTCCTGGCGTAGGGCGGGCCCACGCGGGACCGGGCGAACCTGCCGCGGACGGCGTAGCCTCACCGCGCGCGGGACCGCCGAGCGTCGAGGGCCTGCCTGGGGGCGTTCGTCTCGCATCCTCACCGTGTGCGCGGGACCGCCGGCTGTTCCTCGCCGACCTCCAGCAACAGGGTCACCGGCCCGTCGTTGGCGATCTCCACCAGCATGCGGGCGCCGAACCGGCCGGTAGCGACCCGCAGGCCGCGCGCCCGCAGGCCCGCGGCCACGCGCTCGCACAGGGGCGCGGCGCGCGCCGACGGGGCCGCTCGCGTGAACGACGGCCGGCGCCCGCGACTGGTATCGCCGTAGAGGGTGAATTGCGGCACCAGCAGCACCTCGCCCCCAACCTCGAGCAGCGAGCGGTTGAGCTTGCCGGCCTCGTCGTCGAACAGCCGCAGGTGCGCCAGCTTGTCGGCCATGGCGTCGGCGTCGGCCACCGTATCCCCCTCGCCCACACCGAGGAGGACCACGACACCGCGGCCGATGCTCCCGACGACCTCGTCGCCGACCCGCACCGCACCGCGGGCGACCCGCTGGACCACCGCGCGCACGGCTACCTCGCGTACCGGCGGCACGCCAGAGGACGGACGGGGCACCACGGACAGCCCATCGCTCCCGACAGGGCTACGCCGGTGCGCCCGCGGCCAGCACGTCGGCGAGGGCTGCCACCACCTGCGCGTTGTCCTCGGGCGTGTTGTAGAAGTACGGCGAGAGACGCACGATGCCCGGCCGGGCGTCCACGATGATACCGCGCGCCCGCAGCGCGGCCACCACGCCGGGCGGATCCGGCACCGGCACCGTCACGATGCCGGCGTGCCCGTCCAGGTGGGCCGGCACCCGCGGGGCGAGCCCAACCGTCCGCAGCCGGTCCACCAGGTCGGCCACGAGCTCCAGCTGGCGGTGCCGCAGGCGCGCCGTCCCCACCTCGAGCACGATCTCCAGCCCCGCGTCGGCGGCGTACGCCGCGGCCACCGCCGGCGTGCCGCCCTCGAAGCGCCGCGCGTCCGCCGCGGGCTCGAAGCGGTCGGTGCGGAACGCGAACTGGTCGCGGTGGGCGAACCATCCCACCGCCGACGGGTGGAGGCGCTCATGCAGCTCGCGGCGCACGTAGAGGAACGCGAACCC is a window encoding:
- a CDS encoding nucleotidyltransferase family protein, whose translation is MHALILAGGRGERLRPFTEDRPKPMVEIMGVPILAYQLHWLQTQGVDEVVIACGYRHEVITDYFGDGAKWGMRIHYAVEDEPLGRGGAIKHAYRQLPGAPDLVVATNGDVITNLPLLPVVEHHRAQGVLATVVLTPYVSTYGLVEVDERNRVVAFHEKPTLPYWVNAGIYVLSRQAIEQFPDAGDHETTTFPALAAAGQLGAYKSTAYWRAVDTVKDLSEVRKELERRLLTAFLA
- the dtd gene encoding D-aminoacyl-tRNA deacylase — protein: MRAVVQRVARGAVRVGDEVVGSIGRGVVVLLGVGEGDTVADADAMADKLAHLRLFDDEAGKLNRSLLEVGGEVLLVPQFTLYGDTSRGRRPSFTRAAPSARAAPLCERVAAGLRARGLRVATGRFGARMLVEIANDGPVTLLLEVGEEQPAVPRTR